In Pseudomonas abieticivorans, the genomic window GAAGTCGATGAATTGTTTCACAATGGCAGCCAGAAGCAGGATGTGACGGCATAATAACAAACATCAAAGACTGGGATAGTGCCATGAATATTGACCTGCACTGCCACAGTACGGCGTCCGATGGCGCCTTGTCCCCCACGGTGCTGGTCGCGCGTGCCCATGAGCATGGCGTGCAGACCCTGGCCCTGACAGACCATGACACACTTGAAGGGCTGCCCGAGGCCCGTGCCGCGGCGCTTGCGCTGGGCATGCAGTGGGTCAGTGGCGTCGAGATGTCCTGCACGTGGGGGGGCGCGACCATCCACGTGCTGGGTTACGGCTTCAAGCTCGACGCGCCACCGTTGGTCGCCGCAATCGAAACGTTGCACCACGGCCGCTGGCTACGCGCCGAGGAAATCAGCCGCAAGCTGGCGCTCAAGGGCATGCCAGGGGCGCTGGAAGGCGCGCGCGCCATCCAAAAAGAGCTGGGCGACAGCGGCAATGCGCCGGCGCGCCCGCATTTCGCTGACTTTTTGGTGCGCGAGGGCTACGTCAAGGATCGCGCCGAGGCGTTTCGCAAGTGGTTGGGCGCCGGCAAGCTGGGCGACGTCAAGCAGCATTGGCCCACGCTTGAGGAAACTGTCGAGACCTTGCGCCAGTCCAATGCTTGGGTCAGCCTTGCGCACCCGCTGCATTACGATTTTACCCGCAGCAAGCGCCGCAAGCTGATTGGCGACTATATTCAAGCGGGTGGCCACGCCATTGAAGTGG contains:
- a CDS encoding PHP domain-containing protein is translated as MNIDLHCHSTASDGALSPTVLVARAHEHGVQTLALTDHDTLEGLPEARAAALALGMQWVSGVEMSCTWGGATIHVLGYGFKLDAPPLVAAIETLHHGRWLRAEEISRKLALKGMPGALEGARAIQKELGDSGNAPARPHFADFLVREGYVKDRAEAFRKWLGAGKLGDVKQHWPTLEETVETLRQSNAWVSLAHPLHYDFTRSKRRKLIGDYIQAGGHAIEVVNGMAPAEQVGTLSILAREFGLLVSAGSDFHGPGAWGEIGSYRALPEDLPPLWCRFKHEQHTVV